One genomic region from Clarias gariepinus isolate MV-2021 ecotype Netherlands chromosome 22, CGAR_prim_01v2, whole genome shotgun sequence encodes:
- the dnajc11a gene encoding dnaJ homolog subfamily C member 11a yields the protein MAAALEEDEIDNDDYYSLLNVRREATQEELKASYRRLCMLYHPDKHRDPELKRQAEQLFNLVHQAYEVLSDPQSRAIYDIYGKRGLSVEGWEVVERKRTPAEIREEFERLQREREERRLQQRTNPKGTISVGVDATDLFDRYEEEYEELSGGGGSGGGFPNIEINKMHISQSIEAPLTTTDTAILSGSLSTHNGNGGGNINLALRRVTSAKGWGEVEIGAGDTHGPLFGLKVFRNLTPRCFMTAQCAMQFSSRGVRPGINTVLARHLDKNTMGYLQWRWGAQSSMNTSIVRDTKSSHFTFAVQLGIPHTFVMMSYQYKFQNDDQTKIKGSVKSGFFGTVVEYGAETKISRHSVIGATVSVGVPQGVSLKIKLNRASQTYFFPIHLTDQLLPSAVFYASVGPLVFYLAIQRLVIKPYMSAQKEQELEKQRENASSDVAKKKQEAESAVLLMQESVRRIIEAEESRMGLIILNAWYGKFVTDNSRKHERARVIDVTVPLQCLVKDSKLILTEASKAGLPGFYDPCVGEEKSLKVLYQFRGVMHQVLSGDTEALRIPKQSHRIDNDT from the exons ATGGCGGCGGCCTTGGAAGAGGATGAAATTGacaatgatgattattattctttattaaacGTCCGGAGGGAG GCCACGCAAGAGGAACTAAAGGCATCATATCGGCGTCTCTGCATGCTCTATCACCCTGATAAACACAGAGATCCTGAGCTGAAAAGACAGGCAGAGCAGCTTTTTAACCTGGTACACCAAGCGTATGAAG TTCTTAGTGATCCACAATCCAGAGCTATCTATGATATTTATGGGAAGAGAGGGCTGAGTGTGGAAGGATGGGAG GTAGTGGAGAGGAAAAGGACGCCGGCTGAGATCCGGGAAGAGTTTGAGCGCctccagagagagagggaggagagacGACTTCAACAGAGGACCAACCCTAAG GGGACAATCAGTGTTGGTGTGGATGCCACAGACCTTTTTGATCGCTATGAGGAGGAGTATGAGGAACTCTCCGGTGGTGGTGGCAGTGGTGGTGGCTTTCCCAACATTGAGATTAACAAGATGCATATATCTCAGTCCATAGAG GCTCCTCTGACAACGACGGACACCGCTATTCTCTCCGGATCTCTTTCCACACACAATGGCAACGGCGGTGGAAACATTAACCTGGCTCTTCGACGGGTGACATCAGCAAAAGGCTGGGGAGAG GTTGAAATAGGAGCAGGAGATACACACGGTCCTCTCTTTGGGTTGAAGGTTTTTCGCAACCTGACACCTCGCTG CTTCATGACCGCTCAGTGTGCAATGCAGTTTTCGTCACGTGGTGTGCGTCCAGGCATAAACACAGTGCTTGCGCGACACCTAGACAAGAACACAATGGGCTACCTCCAGTGGCGCTGGGGTGCTCAGTCTTCCATGAACACCAGCATTGTgagagacacaaagagcagccaCTTCACTTTTGCTGTGCAG TTGGGGATCCCACATACTTTTGTTATGATGAGCTACCAGTACAAATTCCAAAATGATGACCAGACGAAGATCAAGGGCTCTGTCAA ATCAGGCTTTTTCGGGACGGTGGTGGAGTACGGTGCTGAGACTAAGATCAGCCGACACAGCGTTATAGGTGCTACTGTCAGTGTTGGAGTGCCACAAGGTGTTTCCCTCAAGATCAA GTTGAACAGAGCCAGCCAGACATATTTCTTTCCAATCCACTTGACAGACCAGCTCCTTCCCAGTGCAGTGTTCTACGCCTCTGTTGGACCTCTTGTATTTTACTTGGCCATCCAGAGGCTTGTTATCAAGCCTTATATGTCCGCTCAGAAAGAACA GGAACTGGAGAAGCAGCGGGAGAATGCATCGTCCGACGTTGCCAAAAAGAAGCAAGAGGCCGAGTCTGCT GTTCTGCTGATGCAGGAATCCGTGCGTAGGATCATTGAAGCTGAGGAGTCAAGAATGG GCCTCATCATTCTCAATGCCTGGTATGGAAAGTTTGTGACAGACAACAGTAGGAAGCATGAACGAGCAAGAGTGATTGATGTGACTGTACCTCTGCAGTGCCTGGTGAAAGACTCCAAACTCATTCTCACCGAGGCCTCAAAG GCTGGCTTACCAGGCTTTTATGACCCATGCGTGGGTGAGGAAAAGAGCTTGAAGGTGCTGTATCAGTTCCGAGGCGTGATGCACCAGGTTCTGTCTGGTGACACAGAAGCACTCAGGATACCAAAACAAT CTCACAGAATCGATAATGACACTTAG